A single region of the Erythrobacter sp. HL-111 genome encodes:
- a CDS encoding glycosyltransferase family 1 protein, with the protein MKTSDLRIALFSGNYNYTRDGANQALNRLVGSLLDAGASVRIYSPVVAEPDFEPTGDLVGVPNIPMPVKGRGEYRLPTGLGGKVRRDLARFRPNIVHLSSPDPAGHAALRWAQEHDVPVLASVHTRFETYPRYYNMAFLEPLVVRLLRRFYNRCDALLAPSQSMIDELLAMEMHDDIGLWSRGVDREIFASTRRDRAWRRALGLADDDVAIVFLGRLVMEKGLDIFAETIVQLRRRQVPHRVLVIGDGPARGWFEEALPGGIFVGFKTGAALGQALASGDVFFNPSVTETFGNVTLEAMASGLPVVAAGATGASSLVVDGATGRLVPPGDRGGNAGAYAEALAPYCTDAALRAAHGAAGEARAGEYGWEAINRVVAQTYVRLVEDRRALQQREAQAA; encoded by the coding sequence ATGAAAACCTCCGACCTCCGCATCGCCCTGTTCAGCGGCAATTACAATTACACCCGCGACGGGGCGAACCAGGCGCTCAACCGGCTGGTCGGCTCGCTGCTCGACGCGGGGGCGAGCGTGCGGATCTATTCCCCGGTCGTCGCCGAGCCCGATTTCGAGCCGACCGGCGACCTCGTCGGCGTGCCCAACATCCCGATGCCGGTGAAGGGTCGCGGCGAATACCGCCTGCCGACCGGCCTCGGCGGCAAGGTCAGGCGCGATCTCGCGCGGTTCCGCCCGAACATCGTCCATCTCTCCTCGCCCGATCCGGCCGGGCACGCCGCGCTGCGCTGGGCGCAGGAACACGACGTGCCGGTGCTCGCGTCGGTCCACACCCGTTTCGAGACCTATCCGCGCTATTACAACATGGCCTTCCTCGAACCGCTGGTGGTGCGGCTGCTGCGGCGCTTCTACAATCGCTGCGACGCGCTGCTGGCGCCTTCGCAGAGCATGATCGACGAGCTGCTGGCGATGGAGATGCACGACGACATCGGCCTGTGGAGCCGCGGGGTCGACCGCGAGATCTTCGCTTCGACGAGGCGCGACCGCGCCTGGCGCCGCGCGCTCGGCCTTGCCGACGACGATGTCGCGATCGTCTTCCTCGGCCGGCTGGTGATGGAAAAGGGGCTCGACATCTTCGCCGAAACGATCGTCCAGCTCCGCCGCCGCCAGGTTCCGCACCGCGTGCTGGTGATCGGCGACGGCCCCGCGCGCGGCTGGTTCGAGGAGGCGCTGCCCGGCGGCATCTTCGTCGGTTTCAAGACCGGCGCGGCGCTTGGCCAGGCGCTCGCCAGCGGCGACGTGTTCTTCAATCCGAGCGTCACCGAAACCTTCGGCAACGTCACGCTGGAGGCAATGGCGAGCGGGCTGCCGGTGGTGGCGGCGGGCGCGACGGGTGCCTCCAGCCTCGTCGTCGATGGCGCGACCGGACGGCTCGTCCCGCCCGGCGACAGGGGGGGCAACGCGGGCGCCTATGCCGAAGCGCTCGCGCCCTACTGCACCGATGCGGCCCTGCGCGCGGCGCATGGCGCGGCGGGCGAGGCGCGGGCGGGCGAATACGGCTGGGAGGCGATCAACCGCGTGGTCGCGCAGACCTATGTCCGGCTGGTCGAGGATCGCCGCGCCCTGCAGCAACGCGAGGCGCAGGCCGCCTAG
- a CDS encoding murein L,D-transpeptidase family protein produces the protein MQRLLAALLLLALAACAGPREEVVRAPGEGIAEGVPGSRGAAAREIPSGRRLLADYLLVDKSERLLIAYSGGQPIRAYRNLAFGDAPTGHKRFEGDERTPEGLYTIDWRNPDSRYHLSLHISYPNAEDRARAARFGRSPGGDIFIHGQPTGYPGPPLPGDWTDGCIALSNAEIEELWRLVPDGTPIEIRP, from the coding sequence ATGCAACGCCTTCTCGCTGCCCTCCTCCTCCTCGCGCTGGCCGCCTGCGCCGGGCCACGGGAAGAGGTCGTGCGAGCGCCGGGCGAGGGGATCGCGGAGGGTGTGCCGGGCTCCCGCGGCGCGGCAGCGCGCGAGATTCCCTCGGGGCGCAGGCTCCTTGCCGACTACCTGCTGGTCGACAAGTCGGAGCGGCTGCTGATCGCCTATAGCGGCGGCCAGCCGATCCGGGCCTACCGAAACCTCGCCTTCGGCGATGCTCCGACAGGCCACAAGCGGTTCGAGGGCGACGAGCGCACGCCCGAAGGGCTCTACACGATCGACTGGCGCAACCCCGACAGCCGCTATCACCTCTCGCTCCACATCTCCTATCCCAATGCCGAGGACCGCGCCCGTGCCGCGCGCTTCGGGCGCTCTCCCGGCGGCGACATCTTCATCCACGGCCAGCCGACCGGCTATCCCGGACCGCCATTGCCGGGCGACTGGACCGATGGCTGCATCGCCCTGTCCAATGCCGAGATCGAGGAACTCTGGCGGCTCGTTCCCGACGGAACGCCGATCGAAATCCGCCCCTGA
- a CDS encoding phosphoserine transaminase, with amino-acid sequence MTAYARGLLHEPPVKPERPQFSSGPTVKFPGWSLDRLKTASLGRSHRSADAKARLKYAIDLSRELLGVPDDYLVGIMPGSDTGAIEAAMWTMLDPARPATVAAWESFGNVWIQDAVKQLKLPNLQVLSADYGQIPDLTTIPQRNDVVFTWNGTTSGARIPNTDWLEPGREGVVLNDATSAIFAQEMDWPKLDATTYSWQKVMGGEAQHGMLILSPKAVERIESYDPAWPLPKLFRLKKGDKLNRAIFEGATINTPSLLATEDYIAALEWAKSIGGRKALIERADANAAIVLDWIESTPWLRNMVSDPALRTNTGVCMVFQGEWYDNLPDEEKAAVPKKIVKLLEERHVGYDFNGYRDAPPSLRIWCGGTLEQEDIKRLLPWIEWAYATVKGAA; translated from the coding sequence ATGACTGCATATGCACGCGGGCTCCTGCACGAGCCGCCCGTGAAACCCGAACGTCCGCAATTTTCCTCCGGCCCCACGGTGAAATTCCCGGGCTGGTCCCTCGACAGGCTTAAGACCGCATCGCTCGGCCGTTCGCACCGTTCGGCCGACGCCAAGGCTCGGCTGAAATACGCGATCGACCTCTCGCGCGAACTGCTCGGCGTGCCGGACGACTATCTCGTCGGGATCATGCCCGGCTCCGACACCGGCGCGATCGAGGCGGCGATGTGGACCATGCTCGATCCCGCGCGCCCCGCGACGGTGGCGGCCTGGGAAAGCTTCGGCAATGTCTGGATCCAGGACGCGGTCAAGCAGTTGAAGCTGCCCAACCTGCAGGTCCTGTCGGCCGATTACGGCCAGATCCCGGACCTCACCACGATTCCCCAGCGCAACGACGTCGTCTTCACCTGGAACGGCACGACCTCCGGCGCGCGCATCCCGAATACCGACTGGCTCGAACCGGGCCGCGAGGGCGTGGTGCTGAACGATGCGACCAGCGCGATCTTCGCGCAGGAAATGGACTGGCCCAAGCTCGATGCCACGACCTATTCCTGGCAGAAGGTGATGGGCGGCGAAGCCCAGCACGGGATGCTGATCCTCTCGCCCAAGGCGGTCGAGCGGATCGAGAGCTACGATCCCGCCTGGCCGCTGCCCAAGCTGTTCCGCCTGAAGAAGGGCGACAAGCTCAACCGCGCCATCTTCGAAGGGGCGACGATCAACACGCCCTCCCTGCTCGCGACCGAGGATTACATCGCCGCGCTCGAATGGGCGAAATCGATCGGCGGGCGCAAGGCGTTGATCGAACGGGCCGATGCGAACGCGGCGATCGTGCTCGACTGGATCGAATCGACGCCGTGGCTGCGCAACATGGTCTCCGACCCGGCGCTCAGGACCAATACCGGCGTGTGCATGGTCTTCCAGGGCGAATGGTACGACAACCTGCCCGATGAAGAGAAGGCGGCGGTGCCCAAGAAGATCGTCAAGCTGCTCGAGGAGCGGCACGTCGGCTACGATTTCAACGGCTACCGCGACGCCCCGCCAAGCTTGCGGATCTGGTGCGGCGGCACGCTCGAACAGGAGGACATCAAGCGTCTCCTGCCGTGGATCGAATGGGCCTACGCCACCGTCAAGGGCGCGGCCTGA
- a CDS encoding PadR family transcriptional regulator, giving the protein MTGFRYSRHGRHGRRGSAWQFYGPLMAMAASGGRRGDRDADWGAEWGGGPRGGRRRRQRMFGQGELRLALLALLAEQPRHGYELIKAIEEMTGGTYAPSPGAVYPTLQLLADEGRIAEAEADGPKKPFEATEEGRAELEERKSEVDALMERLDEQGSRAEKARSPDLMRALGNLATVLANKARGGRLDKAAMEEIVDIIDEVAKRIERL; this is encoded by the coding sequence ATGACAGGATTCCGGTATTCGAGACATGGTCGCCACGGCCGGCGCGGTTCGGCGTGGCAGTTCTACGGCCCGCTCATGGCGATGGCGGCGTCCGGCGGGCGCCGGGGCGACCGGGACGCCGACTGGGGCGCGGAATGGGGCGGCGGACCGCGCGGCGGGCGCCGGCGGCGGCAGCGGATGTTCGGGCAGGGCGAACTGCGCCTCGCCCTGCTCGCCCTGCTGGCCGAACAGCCGCGCCACGGTTACGAGCTCATCAAGGCGATCGAGGAGATGACCGGCGGCACCTATGCGCCGAGCCCGGGCGCGGTCTATCCGACGCTGCAGCTGCTCGCCGACGAGGGCAGGATCGCCGAGGCCGAGGCGGACGGTCCCAAGAAGCCGTTCGAGGCGACCGAGGAGGGCCGGGCCGAACTCGAGGAGCGCAAGAGCGAGGTCGACGCGCTGATGGAGCGGCTGGACGAACAGGGCAGCCGCGCGGAGAAGGCCCGCTCGCCCGACCTGATGCGCGCGCTCGGCAATCTCGCCACCGTCCTCGCCAACAAGGCGCGGGGCGGCCGGCTCGACAAGGCCGCGATGGAGGAGATCGTCGACATCATCGACGAGGTCGCCAAACGGATCGAGCGGCTTTGA
- a CDS encoding ATP phosphoribosyltransferase regulatory subunit, with the protein MTRPTDLLPEGLEDRLPASAARITTAMRACLDVLHRHGYERVRPPLLEFERSLASRMQGIRTQAMFRFVDPASLRTLALRSDITPQVGRIAATSMKAAPRPLRLAYCGETALIRASQLDPARERLQLGAELVGADTIAAASEIAMVAIEALQAAGLTGISVDFTLPDLVDTLAERDGDTDPDQIEAIRRELDTKDAGGLRDAGGEAYLPLLYAAGPFDRALADLRAFDAGGALGTRLDGLEAIAARIAAVHGDAVRLTLDPTERYGFEYQTWFGFTLYAEGLRGAAGRGGTYRIGGSEEAATGFSLYVDHLAEAAPEAERGRAIYLPLGHDVEAAARLRAEGWRTLAQLGEGEDAAALGCTHVLEGAGVKELEQDR; encoded by the coding sequence ATGACCCGACCGACCGACCTGCTGCCCGAGGGGCTCGAGGACCGCCTGCCCGCCTCCGCCGCGCGCATCACCACCGCGATGCGCGCCTGCCTCGACGTGCTGCACCGCCACGGCTACGAGCGGGTGCGCCCGCCGCTGCTCGAATTCGAACGCTCGCTGGCGAGCCGTATGCAGGGCATCCGCACGCAGGCCATGTTCCGTTTCGTCGACCCGGCGAGCCTGCGAACGCTCGCCCTGCGCTCCGACATCACCCCGCAGGTCGGCCGGATCGCGGCGACCAGCATGAAGGCCGCCCCGCGCCCGCTGCGCCTCGCCTATTGCGGCGAGACCGCGCTGATCCGCGCGAGCCAGCTCGACCCCGCGCGCGAGCGGCTGCAACTTGGCGCCGAACTGGTCGGCGCGGACACGATCGCGGCAGCGAGCGAAATCGCGATGGTGGCGATCGAGGCGCTGCAGGCCGCCGGGCTCACTGGCATCAGCGTCGATTTCACCCTGCCCGACCTTGTCGACACGCTGGCCGAAAGGGACGGCGACACCGATCCCGACCAGATCGAGGCGATCCGGCGCGAACTGGACACCAAGGACGCGGGCGGGCTGCGGGACGCGGGCGGCGAGGCCTATCTCCCGCTGCTTTACGCGGCCGGGCCGTTCGACCGCGCGCTCGCCGACCTGCGCGCCTTCGATGCGGGCGGGGCGCTCGGCACGCGGCTCGACGGGCTCGAGGCGATCGCGGCCCGGATCGCCGCGGTGCATGGCGATGCGGTGCGCCTGACCCTCGACCCGACCGAGCGTTACGGCTTCGAATACCAGACCTGGTTCGGCTTCACCCTCTATGCCGAAGGCCTGCGCGGCGCGGCGGGGCGCGGCGGGACCTACCGGATCGGCGGGAGCGAGGAGGCGGCGACCGGCTTCTCGCTCTATGTCGACCACCTCGCCGAGGCCGCGCCCGAGGCCGAGCGCGGCCGGGCGATCTACCTCCCGCTCGGCCATGACGTCGAGGCGGCGGCAAGGCTGCGCGCCGAAGGCTGGCGCACGCTCGCGCAACTGGGCGAGGGCGAGGACGCCGCGGCGCTCGGCTGCACCCATGTGCTGGAAGGCGCAGGCGTCAAGGAACTGGAGCAGGACAGATGA
- a CDS encoding RidA family protein gives MTDKAIPIVPANDPLAPYFIAPAWRVGDLVLRSGQASIGEDGSIVGAGDFDAQLARTFANIERVLAAAGSDLSKVVKVVIYLTDMAHFPKIVEARQRYFTSPYPADTTVEVKGLALPELMVEIDVTATV, from the coding sequence ATGACGGACAAGGCCATCCCGATCGTCCCCGCGAACGACCCGCTCGCGCCCTATTTCATCGCGCCCGCATGGCGGGTCGGCGACCTCGTGCTGCGCTCCGGCCAGGCGAGCATCGGGGAGGACGGCAGCATCGTGGGCGCGGGCGATTTCGACGCCCAGCTCGCCCGGACCTTCGCCAATATCGAGCGCGTGCTGGCCGCGGCGGGGAGCGATCTGTCGAAAGTGGTGAAGGTGGTGATCTACCTCACCGACATGGCGCATTTCCCGAAGATCGTGGAGGCGCGGCAGAGATATTTCACGTCGCCCTATCCCGCCGACACGACGGTCGAGGTGAAGGGGCTGGCGCTGCCCGAACTGATGGTCGAGATCGACGTCACCGCGACGGTTTGA
- a CDS encoding adenylosuccinate synthase, whose protein sequence is MANVTVIGAQWGDEGKGKIVDWLASRADAVVRFQGGHNAGHTLVIGGTTYKLSLLPSGIVSGTMSLIGNGVVLDPWALREEVDKLEKQGVAITDDNLAIADNCPLILPLHRDLDALREGAAGKGKIGTTGRGIGPAYEDKVGRRAIRVCDLAHLDTLEPQLDRLCAHHDALRAGFDQPPVDREALLEDLRDVAPFVLRFAQPVWKRLKKIRKAGAKVLFEGAQGVLLDVDHGTYPFVTSSNTVSGTAASGSGLGPNAAGFVLGIVKAYTTRVGSGPFPTELDDETGRALGERGHEFGTVTGRKRRVGWFDAVLVRQTCAISGVTGIALTKIDVLDGLDKVRICTGYRLRGNVYDYLPSHAGDQAAVQPIYEEMDGWSESTAGARSFADLPANAVKYIQRVQELIECPVALVSTSPERDDTILVRDPFED, encoded by the coding sequence ATGGCCAACGTCACCGTGATCGGCGCCCAGTGGGGCGATGAAGGCAAGGGCAAGATCGTCGACTGGCTCGCCAGCCGCGCCGATGCCGTGGTCCGCTTCCAGGGCGGGCACAATGCGGGCCACACGCTCGTCATCGGCGGGACGACCTACAAGCTCAGCCTGCTGCCGTCGGGCATCGTATCGGGTACGATGAGCCTGATCGGCAATGGCGTTGTGCTCGATCCGTGGGCGCTGCGCGAGGAGGTTGACAAGCTCGAAAAGCAGGGCGTGGCGATCACCGACGACAACCTTGCCATTGCCGACAACTGCCCGCTGATCCTGCCGCTGCACCGCGATCTCGACGCGCTGCGCGAAGGCGCGGCGGGCAAGGGCAAGATCGGCACGACCGGGCGCGGGATCGGCCCGGCCTACGAGGACAAGGTGGGCCGCCGCGCGATCCGGGTGTGCGACCTTGCCCATCTCGATACGCTCGAGCCGCAGCTCGACCGCCTGTGCGCCCATCACGACGCGCTGCGCGCCGGGTTCGACCAGCCGCCGGTCGACCGCGAGGCGTTGCTCGAGGACCTGCGTGATGTCGCCCCCTTTGTCCTGCGCTTCGCCCAGCCGGTGTGGAAACGGCTCAAGAAGATCAGGAAAGCGGGCGCCAAGGTCCTGTTCGAAGGGGCGCAGGGCGTGCTGCTGGATGTCGATCACGGCACCTATCCCTTCGTCACCAGCTCCAACACGGTCAGCGGCACCGCGGCGAGCGGAAGCGGGCTGGGGCCGAACGCGGCCGGATTCGTGCTCGGCATCGTCAAGGCCTACACCACCCGCGTCGGCTCCGGCCCCTTCCCGACCGAACTCGACGACGAGACCGGCAGGGCGCTGGGCGAGCGCGGCCACGAATTCGGCACGGTGACGGGGCGCAAGCGGCGGGTGGGCTGGTTCGACGCGGTGCTGGTGCGCCAGACCTGCGCGATCAGCGGTGTCACCGGCATCGCGCTGACCAAGATCGACGTGCTCGACGGGCTCGACAAGGTGAGGATCTGCACCGGCTACCGCTTGCGCGGCAATGTCTATGACTACCTGCCCAGCCATGCCGGCGACCAGGCCGCGGTTCAGCCGATCTACGAGGAAATGGACGGCTGGAGCGAATCCACCGCGGGCGCGCGCAGCTTCGCCGACCTGCCGGCCAATGCGGTCAAGTACATCCAGCGGGTGCAGGAACTGATCGAATGCCCCGTGGCGCTCGTCTCGACCAGCCCGGAACGCGACGACACGATCCTCGTGCGCGATCCCTTCGAGGATTGA
- a CDS encoding replication-associated recombination protein A — MADLFGDDAPSPAPPPAPTARGDAPLADRLRPRALDEVIGQEHLTGPAGPIGRMVAAGRLSSMILWGPPGTGKTSIARLLADAVAMRFVSISAVFSGVADLKKAFAEADRMAEAGRKKTLLFVDEIHRFNRAQQDGFLPYVERGTVTLVGATTENPSFALNAALLSRAQVLILERLGHEALGKLLDRAEAAEGALPLTAEARAALIASADGDGRFLLGQAETLYNAGLAEPLGPAELGAFLQRRVAVYDRDRDGHYNLISALHKSVRGSDPQAALYYLARMLTAGEEPLYVLRRLVRMACEDIGLADPQALAQCLAAKDAYQFLGSPEGELAIAQACLYCATAPKSNAVYAAQKAAWRAAKETGSLMPPANILNAPTRLMKEIGYGAGYSYDHDAQEGFSGDDYWPEEMEPQEFYTPVERGFEREVRERIAYWNRLRAERRGG, encoded by the coding sequence ATGGCAGACCTGTTCGGAGACGACGCCCCCTCGCCCGCGCCCCCGCCCGCACCCACCGCGCGCGGGGACGCTCCGCTTGCCGACCGGCTGCGCCCGCGCGCGCTCGACGAGGTGATCGGGCAGGAACACCTCACCGGCCCCGCAGGCCCGATCGGGCGAATGGTCGCCGCCGGGCGGCTGTCGAGCATGATCCTGTGGGGCCCGCCCGGCACCGGCAAGACCAGCATCGCGCGCCTGCTCGCCGATGCGGTCGCAATGCGCTTCGTGTCGATCAGCGCGGTCTTCTCCGGGGTCGCGGACCTCAAGAAAGCCTTTGCCGAGGCGGACCGCATGGCCGAGGCGGGGCGGAAGAAGACCCTGCTCTTCGTGGACGAGATCCACCGCTTCAACCGCGCGCAGCAGGACGGTTTCCTGCCCTATGTCGAACGCGGCACGGTGACACTGGTCGGCGCCACGACCGAGAATCCGAGCTTCGCCCTGAATGCCGCCCTGCTCAGCCGGGCGCAGGTGCTGATCCTCGAACGGTTGGGGCACGAGGCGCTCGGCAAGCTGCTGGACCGCGCCGAAGCGGCGGAAGGAGCGCTCCCCCTGACCGCCGAGGCGCGCGCCGCGCTGATCGCGAGCGCCGACGGGGACGGGCGCTTCCTCCTCGGACAGGCCGAAACGCTCTACAATGCGGGGCTTGCGGAGCCGCTGGGGCCGGCCGAACTGGGCGCCTTCCTCCAGCGCCGCGTGGCGGTCTACGACCGGGACCGCGACGGGCACTACAACCTCATCAGCGCGCTGCACAAATCGGTGCGCGGCAGCGATCCGCAGGCCGCGCTCTATTACCTTGCGCGGATGCTGACGGCGGGCGAGGAACCGCTCTATGTCCTGCGGCGGCTCGTGCGGATGGCGTGCGAGGACATCGGCCTCGCCGATCCGCAGGCGCTGGCCCAGTGTCTCGCCGCGAAGGACGCCTACCAGTTCCTCGGCAGCCCGGAGGGCGAGCTGGCGATCGCGCAGGCCTGCCTCTACTGCGCGACGGCGCCCAAGTCGAACGCCGTCTACGCCGCGCAGAAGGCGGCGTGGCGCGCGGCGAAGGAGACGGGCAGCCTGATGCCGCCCGCCAATATCCTCAACGCGCCGACCAGGCTGATGAAGGAGATCGGCTACGGCGCGGGCTATTCCTATGATCACGACGCGCAGGAGGGTTTTTCGGGCGACGATTACTGGCCCGAGGAGATGGAGCCGCAGGAATTCTACACGCCGGTGGAACGCGGGTTCGAGCGGGAGGTGCGCGAACGGATCGCCTACTGGAACCGCCTGCGCGCGGAGCGCCGGGGTGGCTGA
- the serA gene encoding phosphoglycerate dehydrogenase has translation MSKPKVLISDKMDPNAARIFEERGCEVDVKPGMTPDELKGVIGDYHGLAIRSSTKVTPEILDAATSLRVIGRAGIGVDNVDIPYASGKGVVVMNTPFGNSITTAEHAIALMMALARQIPDANTRTKAGEWPKKDFMGVEVTAKTLGLIGAGNIGSIVASRAQGLRMKVIAYDPFLTEDRAIELGVEKVDLDTLLARADFVTLHTPLTDETRGILSRERLENAKKGIRIVNCARGGLIDEAALKDCLESGQVAGAALDVFETEPPAADHPLFSAPNFICTPHLGASTTEAQVNVALQVAEQMSDYLVNGGVTNALNMPSLSAEEAPKLRPYMALAEKLGSLVGQLAHGSLTKISIEREGAAAQLNGKPITGAVLAGFMRRYSDTVNMVNAPYLAKERGLDVSEIRHEREGAFNTLIRVTVETASGPRSVAGTLFGTQSPRLVEIFGIGIEAELEGDMLYVVNDDKPGFIGRIGTMLGSHGINIGTFNLGRRDAGEEAVLLLSLDEHPGAEIMAEAEALEGVKTVKALGF, from the coding sequence ATGAGCAAGCCCAAGGTACTCATTTCCGACAAGATGGACCCCAACGCTGCGCGCATCTTCGAAGAGCGCGGCTGCGAGGTCGACGTGAAGCCCGGCATGACGCCGGATGAATTGAAGGGCGTGATCGGCGATTATCACGGCCTCGCGATCCGTTCCTCGACCAAGGTCACGCCCGAAATCCTCGATGCGGCGACCAGCCTCAGGGTGATCGGCCGCGCCGGCATCGGAGTCGACAATGTCGACATCCCCTATGCCAGCGGGAAGGGCGTCGTGGTGATGAACACGCCGTTCGGCAATTCGATCACCACTGCCGAACACGCGATCGCCCTGATGATGGCGCTCGCCCGCCAGATCCCCGACGCCAACACCCGCACCAAGGCGGGCGAATGGCCGAAGAAGGATTTCATGGGGGTCGAGGTGACGGCCAAGACGCTCGGCCTGATCGGGGCGGGCAATATCGGCTCGATCGTCGCCAGCCGCGCGCAGGGCCTGCGCATGAAGGTGATCGCCTACGATCCCTTCCTGACCGAGGACCGCGCGATCGAACTGGGCGTCGAGAAGGTCGATCTCGACACGCTGCTGGCGCGCGCCGATTTCGTCACGCTCCACACCCCGCTCACCGACGAGACGCGGGGCATCCTCAGCCGCGAACGGCTCGAGAACGCGAAGAAGGGCATCCGCATCGTCAACTGCGCGCGCGGCGGGCTGATCGACGAGGCGGCGCTGAAGGACTGCCTCGAAAGCGGCCAGGTCGCGGGGGCCGCGCTCGACGTGTTCGAGACCGAGCCGCCGGCGGCGGACCACCCGCTGTTTTCCGCGCCGAACTTCATCTGCACCCCGCACCTGGGCGCTTCGACGACCGAGGCGCAGGTCAATGTCGCGCTGCAGGTGGCAGAGCAGATGAGCGACTACCTCGTCAACGGCGGGGTCACCAACGCGCTCAACATGCCTTCGCTCAGTGCCGAGGAAGCGCCCAAGCTGCGGCCCTACATGGCGCTCGCCGAGAAGCTCGGCAGCCTCGTCGGCCAGCTCGCCCACGGCAGCCTGACCAAGATCAGCATCGAGCGCGAGGGCGCGGCGGCGCAGCTCAACGGCAAGCCGATCACCGGCGCGGTGCTGGCGGGTTTCATGCGGCGCTATTCCGACACGGTGAACATGGTCAACGCGCCCTATCTCGCCAAGGAACGCGGGCTCGACGTGTCGGAAATCCGGCACGAGCGCGAGGGTGCGTTCAACACGCTGATCCGGGTCACGGTCGAAACCGCGTCCGGCCCGCGTTCGGTCGCCGGCACGCTGTTCGGGACCCAGTCGCCGCGCCTCGTCGAGATCTTCGGGATCGGCATCGAGGCCGAACTCGAAGGGGACATGCTCTACGTGGTCAACGACGACAAGCCCGGCTTCATCGGCCGCATCGGGACCATGCTGGGCAGCCACGGGATCAATATCGGCACCTTCAACCTCGGCCGCCGCGATGCGGGCGAAGAGGCGGTGCTGCTGCTCAGCCTCGACGAGCATCCGGGCGCCGAGATCATGGCCGAGGCCGAGGCGCTCGAGGGCGTGAAGACGGTGAAGGCGCTCGGTTTCTGA
- a CDS encoding alpha/beta hydrolase — protein MTRSTRILAALLAGALAATPILAQQQQRAGRLSEDCREELIALCYEIDETDRALFRACLRERRAEIPEKCRAELRARIEARGRANPLETRPEGLRPAAKVTRSVLYGDDPRQQIDVYEPEGAVDPLPLVLFIHGGGWRAGNHKAVQVKPPHLNAQGYYFASTGYRLVPNVSVEQQAEDIGAALRALRGQAGAIGFDPDAIVLMGHSAGAHLAALVATDPRYAGEAFDAVRGVVLLDGAGYDVKAQMAGAAPELWQVYFNAFTADEAVQEALSPITHVGGKDAPHWLALHVEGREASQVQSEMLAERLRAAGVRAEAVAIEGTDHGRMNRELGTEAGEAQTRAVDAFLARVLG, from the coding sequence ATGACCCGATCGACCCGCATTCTGGCAGCCCTGCTTGCAGGCGCGCTCGCCGCGACGCCGATCCTCGCGCAGCAGCAGCAGCGCGCCGGGCGCCTGTCGGAGGATTGCCGCGAGGAGCTGATCGCGCTGTGCTACGAAATCGACGAGACCGACCGCGCGCTTTTCCGCGCCTGCCTGCGCGAACGCCGCGCGGAAATTCCGGAGAAGTGCAGGGCCGAACTGCGCGCCCGGATCGAGGCGCGCGGGCGGGCGAACCCGCTGGAGACCCGGCCCGAGGGCCTGCGCCCGGCGGCGAAGGTCACCCGCAGCGTCCTCTACGGCGATGATCCGCGCCAGCAGATCGATGTCTACGAGCCCGAAGGCGCGGTCGATCCGTTGCCGCTCGTCCTGTTCATCCATGGCGGCGGCTGGCGGGCGGGGAACCACAAGGCGGTGCAGGTGAAGCCGCCTCACCTCAACGCGCAAGGGTACTATTTCGCCTCGACCGGATACCGGCTCGTGCCGAACGTGAGCGTCGAACAGCAGGCCGAGGACATCGGCGCGGCTTTGCGCGCGCTGCGGGGACAGGCCGGCGCGATCGGCTTCGATCCCGATGCCATCGTGCTGATGGGCCACAGCGCGGGCGCGCATCTCGCCGCGCTGGTGGCGACCGATCCGCGCTATGCGGGCGAGGCGTTCGACGCGGTCCGGGGCGTCGTCCTGCTCGACGGGGCGGGCTATGACGTGAAGGCGCAGATGGCAGGGGCCGCGCCCGAGCTCTGGCAGGTCTATTTCAACGCCTTCACCGCCGACGAGGCGGTGCAGGAGGCGCTGTCCCCGATCACCCATGTCGGCGGGAAGGACGCGCCGCATTGGCTCGCGCTCCATGTCGAGGGGCGCGAGGCGTCGCAGGTGCAGTCCGAAATGCTCGCGGAGCGCCTGCGAGCGGCGGGGGTCAGGGCGGAGGCGGTGGCGATCGAAGGGACCGATCACGGGCGCATGAACCGCGAACTCGGCACCGAAGCGGGCGAAGCGCAGACGCGGGCGGTGGATGCCTTCCTGGCGAGGGTGCTCGGTTAG